A window of Aeromicrobium sp. Root236 contains these coding sequences:
- a CDS encoding SDR family NAD(P)-dependent oxidoreductase translates to MQIDLNGRTALVTGSTQGIGLAIATALAGAGARVGVNGRSDDSVSRAVDEIRGLVPEADLVEVAADVTTDDGVAQVVSLLPDIDILTNNLGIFEARPALEITDEEWRRYFDVNVMSAVRLIRTYLPGMMARGWGRVQNIASDSAVVIPVEMVHYGMSKTALLAVSRGFAKEAAGSGVTVNSVIAGPTHTGGVEDFVRSLVGDELPWDEAQAEFMRVHRPQSLLQRLIEPEEIANLVAYLSSPLASATTGAAVRVDGGYVDSIVP, encoded by the coding sequence ATGCAGATCGACCTCAACGGACGCACCGCCCTCGTGACCGGATCGACCCAGGGCATCGGTCTCGCCATCGCCACGGCTCTCGCCGGTGCAGGCGCGCGGGTCGGCGTCAACGGGCGCAGCGACGACTCGGTGTCCCGCGCGGTCGACGAGATCCGCGGGTTGGTGCCCGAGGCGGACCTCGTCGAGGTCGCCGCCGACGTCACGACGGACGACGGGGTGGCACAAGTCGTCTCGCTCCTGCCCGACATCGACATCCTGACCAACAACCTCGGCATCTTCGAAGCCCGCCCTGCGCTCGAGATCACCGACGAGGAATGGCGCCGCTACTTCGACGTCAACGTCATGAGCGCCGTCCGCCTCATCCGCACCTATCTGCCCGGCATGATGGCGCGGGGCTGGGGCCGCGTGCAGAACATCGCCAGCGACTCGGCCGTCGTCATCCCGGTCGAGATGGTGCACTACGGGATGTCCAAGACCGCGCTCCTGGCCGTGTCGCGAGGTTTCGCCAAGGAGGCGGCCGGCTCCGGCGTCACGGTCAACTCCGTCATCGCCGGGCCGACCCACACCGGTGGCGTCGAGGACTTCGTACGGTCGCTGGTCGGCGACGAGCTGCCGTGGGACGAGGCGCAGGCCGAGTTCATGCGCGTCCACCGTCCCCAGTCGTTGCTGCAGCGCCTGATCGAGCCCGAGGAGATCGCCAACCTGGTGGCCTACCTGAGCTCACCGCTGGCGTCCGCGACGACAGGCGCCGCCGTACGGGTGGACGGCGGCTACGTCGACTCGATCGTGCCCTGA
- a CDS encoding aldo/keto reductase, translated as MTSTLSATTSGTFQLGGDLSVVRLGYGAMQITGDGVWGEPRDRDEAVSVLRRAVELGVTFIDTADSYGPNVSEEIIREALHPYADDVVVATKAGLTRTGPGEWIPVGRPAYLKQQVELSLRRLGVDRIDLIQLHRIDPEVPVADQVGAFKELQEQGKVRHIGLSEVTVDELKEAQKTAEIVSVQNLYNLADRRAEALLDHVTDEGIAFIPWFPLATGGLVKDGGPLVEIAKEQGATPSQLALAWLLKRSPVVLPIPGTSTVSHLEDNIGGAAIELTDEQFQALSDAV; from the coding sequence ATGACTTCCACACTCTCCGCAACCACGTCCGGCACGTTCCAGCTCGGTGGCGACCTCTCGGTCGTACGCCTCGGGTACGGCGCGATGCAGATCACCGGCGACGGCGTCTGGGGCGAGCCCCGCGACCGCGACGAGGCCGTCAGCGTCCTCCGCCGTGCGGTCGAGCTCGGCGTGACGTTCATCGACACCGCCGACTCCTACGGGCCCAACGTGTCCGAGGAGATCATCCGTGAGGCGCTGCACCCGTACGCCGACGACGTCGTGGTCGCCACGAAGGCCGGTCTCACCCGCACGGGTCCCGGCGAGTGGATCCCGGTCGGCCGTCCCGCGTACCTCAAGCAGCAGGTCGAGCTCAGCCTGCGCCGCCTGGGCGTCGACCGCATCGACCTGATCCAGCTGCACCGCATCGACCCCGAGGTCCCGGTCGCGGACCAGGTCGGCGCGTTCAAGGAGCTGCAGGAGCAGGGCAAGGTGCGCCACATCGGTCTGAGCGAGGTCACCGTCGACGAGCTCAAGGAGGCACAGAAGACCGCCGAGATCGTGTCGGTCCAGAACCTCTACAACCTCGCCGACCGGCGTGCCGAGGCGCTGCTCGACCACGTGACGGACGAGGGCATCGCGTTCATCCCGTGGTTCCCGCTCGCCACAGGTGGCCTGGTCAAGGATGGCGGCCCGCTCGTCGAGATCGCGAAGGAGCAGGGCGCGACGCCGTCGCAGCTCGCCCTCGCGTGGCTGCTGAAGCGCTCGCCCGTCGTGCTGCCGATCCCGGGCACGTCGACCGTGTCGCACCTGGAGGACAACATCGGCGGCGCGGCGATCGAGTTGACCGACGAGCAGTTCCAGGCGCTGTCCGACGCTGTCTGA
- a CDS encoding MalY/PatB family protein, which yields MHPLRELTLEDLRRRTSVKWREYDPDVLPLWVAEMDVRLAEPIARAVNAAVAEGDTGYPHGTAYAEAFVAFASQRWSWTVDPGRTSLVADVMTGIVEAIRLVSSPGDPVVVNPPVYPPFFGYVEHAGRNVVEAPLGDHGRLDLDALEAAFIRAGSEGRPVTYLLCNPQNPTAVVHTAEELGGVAALAQTYAVRVVVDEIHAPLVAEGFVPYLTVPGAANAFSLVSATKAWNLAGMKAALLVAGEDAAADLARLPEIVGHGPSHFGDLAHTTAFREGGDWLDALHADLADNRKLLADLLAEHLPAARWGEGPGTFLAWIDCRDLGLGDDPAEAFLERGRVAVNSGLPFHNGAGHVRLNFGTTPDVLTEAVERMGRVV from the coding sequence ATGCATCCCCTGCGTGAGCTGACCCTCGAGGACCTGCGCCGCCGCACGAGCGTGAAGTGGCGGGAGTACGACCCGGACGTGCTGCCCCTGTGGGTCGCCGAGATGGACGTACGTCTCGCCGAGCCGATCGCTCGTGCGGTCAACGCGGCGGTCGCCGAGGGTGATACGGGCTATCCGCACGGCACGGCGTACGCGGAGGCGTTCGTCGCGTTCGCGAGCCAGAGGTGGTCGTGGACGGTCGATCCGGGCCGTACGTCACTCGTCGCCGATGTCATGACGGGCATCGTCGAGGCGATCCGCCTGGTGTCCTCGCCCGGTGACCCCGTCGTGGTGAACCCTCCGGTCTATCCGCCGTTCTTCGGATACGTCGAGCACGCCGGCCGGAATGTCGTCGAGGCGCCGCTCGGCGATCATGGCCGGCTCGACCTCGATGCGCTCGAGGCGGCGTTCATCCGTGCCGGCTCCGAGGGCCGCCCGGTGACGTACCTCCTGTGCAACCCGCAGAACCCCACGGCTGTCGTGCACACCGCAGAGGAGCTGGGCGGCGTCGCGGCCCTTGCCCAGACGTACGCGGTGCGGGTCGTGGTCGACGAGATCCACGCACCGCTGGTCGCCGAGGGCTTCGTGCCCTATCTGACCGTGCCCGGCGCCGCGAACGCGTTCAGCCTCGTGTCGGCCACCAAGGCCTGGAACCTCGCCGGCATGAAGGCCGCCCTGCTGGTCGCGGGCGAGGATGCCGCGGCCGACCTGGCCCGGTTGCCCGAGATCGTGGGCCACGGGCCGAGCCACTTCGGCGACCTGGCGCACACGACGGCGTTCCGTGAAGGCGGCGACTGGCTCGACGCCCTGCACGCCGACCTCGCCGACAACCGGAAGCTGCTCGCAGACCTCCTCGCCGAGCACCTCCCGGCAGCCCGTTGGGGCGAGGGCCCCGGGACGTTCCTCGCGTGGATCGACTGCCGCGACCTGGGCCTCGGCGACGACCCAGCGGAGGCGTTCCTCGAGCGCGGCCGGGTGGCGGTCAACTCCGGCCTGCCGTTCCACAACGGCGCGGGTCACGTACGCCTCAACTTCGGCACGACGCCCGACGTCCTCACCGAGGCCGTGGAGCGGATGGGCCGCGTCGTCTGA
- a CDS encoding CsbD family protein — protein MGLDDKLSNAAEDAKGKAKEAVGGATNDDELERQGKTDQAKSDLKDAAENVKDAFKH, from the coding sequence ATGGGACTGGATGACAAGCTGAGCAACGCCGCCGAGGACGCCAAGGGCAAGGCCAAGGAGGCCGTCGGCGGAGCGACCAACGACGACGAGCTCGAGCGCCAGGGCAAGACCGACCAGGCCAAGTCCGACCTCAAGGACGCAGCCGAGAACGTCAAGGACGCCTTCAAGCACTGA
- a CDS encoding alpha/beta hydrolase, producing the protein MDLIRYGDDPEQLGELSRPDGPSKGVVVVVHGGFWRARYDLSLGRPLAASLVEHGWTAYNLEYRRVGNGGGYPQTLDDVAAGIDALASVDGLDTSRVITMGHSAGGHLAVWAAGRPGLAGTPWAAVAVPVTAAISQAGVLDFDTAVHLGSGAARAFMGDHTDTTYADPSVQIPLGVPVRCVHAADDDTVPISQSITYVDRTNAAGGDAELIEVDGGHFDVIEPRSSAWARTLEVLEALP; encoded by the coding sequence GTGGATCTCATCCGGTACGGGGACGACCCGGAGCAGCTCGGCGAGCTCAGCCGGCCTGACGGGCCCTCGAAGGGCGTGGTCGTCGTCGTCCACGGTGGATTCTGGCGCGCCAGGTACGACCTCTCGCTCGGTCGCCCGCTCGCGGCGTCGCTCGTCGAGCACGGCTGGACGGCGTACAACCTGGAGTACCGCCGGGTGGGCAACGGTGGCGGCTACCCGCAGACCCTCGACGACGTCGCAGCGGGCATCGACGCGCTCGCCTCCGTCGACGGGCTCGACACCTCGCGCGTCATCACGATGGGGCACTCGGCGGGCGGTCACCTCGCGGTGTGGGCGGCCGGGCGGCCCGGTCTTGCCGGTACGCCCTGGGCTGCCGTCGCCGTGCCGGTCACCGCCGCGATCTCGCAGGCGGGGGTGCTCGACTTCGACACGGCAGTGCATCTCGGCAGCGGTGCTGCGCGGGCGTTCATGGGCGACCACACCGACACGACGTACGCAGACCCCAGCGTCCAGATCCCCCTCGGCGTGCCGGTCCGGTGCGTGCACGCCGCGGACGACGACACCGTGCCGATCAGCCAGTCGATCACGTACGTCGACCGGACGAACGCCGCCGGCGGTGATGCCGAGCTCATCGAGGTCGACGGCGGCCACTTCGACGTCATCGAGCCTCGGTCATCGGCCTGGGCACGGACGCTCGAGGTGCTCGAAGCGCTGCCCTGA
- a CDS encoding potassium/proton antiporter — protein sequence MDADQLDQFLLIGSGVLVLAVLAVRVSVTAGLPSLLVYLFLGLILGSSGLGIEFADADLAHALGFGGLVLILAEGGLTTKWEHVRPNLGYGLLLATLGSIVSVAVVATGGHYLLDLRWEFAILLAAVLTPTDAAAVFSVLRTVPLRHSVTGTLEAESGLNDAPIVVVVVAISAGDALDHGIWALIGLVVFELIAGGAIGFAIGWIGAYGLRRVALPASGLYPLVVFALAVFAYGSAAYVHASGFAAVYVAALVLGNTELPHRVATRSFVEGIGWLAQIGLFVMLGLLASPDELRWWHVWHGLAVGAILTFVARPLSVAVCARWFKRDVREQLFVGWAGLRGAVPIVLATIPLAADVPGSRDLFNIVFVAVVIYTLVQAAPLARLAAWCGVLSDEVRDVEVEAAPLERVSADLLQIHVPKGSRLAGVEIGELRLPVGASVSIMVRDGTTFVPHRTDRIAIHDDLLIVADRAVRERAEDRLRAVGRHGRLAGWGRDG from the coding sequence ATGGATGCCGACCAGCTCGACCAGTTCCTCCTGATCGGCTCCGGTGTCCTCGTGCTGGCGGTGCTCGCCGTACGCGTCTCGGTCACGGCGGGTCTGCCGTCACTGCTCGTCTACCTCTTCCTCGGCCTGATCCTCGGCAGCTCCGGGCTCGGCATCGAGTTCGCCGACGCCGACCTCGCGCACGCGCTGGGCTTCGGCGGCCTGGTGCTGATCCTCGCCGAGGGTGGTCTGACCACGAAGTGGGAGCACGTGAGGCCCAACCTCGGCTACGGCCTCCTGCTCGCGACGCTCGGGTCGATCGTCAGTGTCGCGGTCGTCGCCACTGGTGGGCACTACCTGCTCGACCTGCGGTGGGAGTTCGCGATCCTGCTCGCGGCGGTGCTCACGCCGACCGACGCGGCGGCCGTCTTCTCGGTGCTGCGCACCGTCCCCTTGCGCCACTCCGTGACCGGGACGCTCGAGGCCGAGTCCGGCCTCAACGACGCCCCGATCGTCGTGGTCGTCGTGGCGATCAGCGCCGGCGACGCCCTCGACCACGGCATATGGGCGCTGATCGGGCTGGTCGTGTTCGAGCTCATCGCCGGTGGCGCGATCGGCTTCGCCATCGGCTGGATCGGCGCCTACGGCCTGCGCCGGGTCGCCCTGCCGGCCTCGGGTCTCTACCCGCTCGTCGTGTTCGCCCTGGCGGTGTTCGCGTACGGCTCCGCGGCGTACGTCCACGCCAGCGGCTTCGCGGCGGTGTACGTCGCGGCCCTCGTGCTCGGCAACACCGAGCTGCCACACCGCGTGGCGACGCGATCGTTCGTCGAGGGCATCGGCTGGCTCGCCCAGATCGGCCTGTTCGTGATGCTCGGCCTGCTCGCGAGTCCTGACGAGCTGCGCTGGTGGCACGTCTGGCACGGCCTCGCCGTCGGCGCGATCCTCACGTTCGTGGCTCGTCCGCTGTCGGTCGCCGTGTGTGCGCGGTGGTTCAAGCGTGACGTCCGCGAGCAGCTGTTCGTCGGTTGGGCGGGGCTGCGCGGCGCGGTGCCCATCGTGCTCGCCACGATCCCGCTGGCCGCCGACGTCCCGGGCTCCCGTGACCTCTTCAACATCGTGTTCGTGGCCGTCGTCATCTACACGCTCGTGCAGGCGGCGCCGCTGGCCCGCCTCGCTGCGTGGTGCGGCGTGCTCAGCGACGAGGTGCGTGATGTCGAGGTCGAGGCGGCACCGCTCGAGCGGGTGTCGGCCGACCTCCTGCAGATCCACGTGCCCAAGGGCTCCCGGCTCGCGGGTGTCGAGATCGGCGAGCTGCGCCTGCCGGTCGGTGCGTCCGTGTCGATCATGGTCCGCGACGGCACGACGTTCGTGCCCCACCGAACGGACCGGATCGCGATCCACGACGACCTCCTGATCGTGGCCGACCGGGCCGTACGTGAGCGGGCCGAGGACCGGCTGCGAGCCGTCGGTCGTCACGGCCGTCTCGCCGGCTGGGGCCGGGATGGGTGA
- a CDS encoding LytR C-terminal domain-containing protein, with the protein MTRAYQALTLVVAAAIFAFGALTGFRLLTSSADTADAAPTCTTKTVQKGQRLDSNLVTVNVFNASNRAGLANRVTINLQTNGFLGGTISNSESATKPSRVAILTDDPRDPRVRLVARQFKDKVTYRKPDITVDSGVIVIVGDHYSGLHKKAPTRITSDREISACVPAVLP; encoded by the coding sequence ATGACCCGGGCTTATCAGGCGCTCACGCTGGTGGTCGCCGCTGCGATCTTCGCGTTCGGCGCCCTCACCGGGTTCCGGTTGCTCACGTCGAGCGCCGACACCGCCGACGCGGCGCCCACGTGCACCACCAAGACCGTCCAGAAGGGCCAGCGGCTCGACAGCAACCTCGTCACGGTCAACGTGTTCAACGCGTCGAACCGCGCCGGGCTCGCCAACCGCGTCACGATCAACCTGCAGACCAACGGCTTCCTCGGCGGCACGATCAGCAACAGCGAGAGCGCGACCAAGCCCAGCCGCGTCGCGATCCTGACCGACGACCCGCGTGACCCGCGCGTACGCCTGGTGGCGCGTCAGTTCAAGGACAAGGTCACCTATCGCAAGCCCGACATCACGGTCGACAGCGGTGTCATCGTGATCGTGGGCGACCACTACTCGGGCCTGCACAAGAAGGCGCCGACGCGCATCACGTCGGATCGCGAGATCAGCGCCTGCGTCCCCGCGGTCCTGCCCTAG
- a CDS encoding type II toxin-antitoxin system VapB family antitoxin, which yields MIFRRVSEGRPYPDHGLTPSTWAQISPSQVRLDDLTTTKTQLDLEHLLDDDSTYFGDLFAHVVSWNGELFLEDGLHRALRAALQQRNMLHARVHSIEKSA from the coding sequence GTGATCTTCAGGAGGGTGAGTGAGGGGCGCCCCTACCCGGACCACGGGTTGACCCCGAGCACGTGGGCGCAGATCTCGCCGTCCCAAGTGCGCCTCGACGACCTGACGACGACCAAGACCCAGCTCGACCTCGAGCACCTCCTGGATGACGACTCGACCTACTTCGGCGACCTGTTCGCGCACGTCGTGAGCTGGAACGGCGAGCTGTTCCTCGAGGACGGCCTGCACCGCGCGCTGCGCGCCGCCCTGCAGCAGCGCAACATGCTGCACGCCCGCGTCCACTCGATCGAGAAGTCGGCATGA
- a CDS encoding phosphatase PAP2 family protein, translating into MTQSSQQQTGRTEVVRRSGVPLGLKRGAIELTFLAILYVGYSASRLLASNDFAPARGRALDVLSFEKSWRIDAESWLNDKFVQYDWLGLFGSYWYATTHYIATAAVLIWIYRRSVSEYVTARRALVFATIIGLSFYLVMPTAPPRMISGMYVDVLSLHSAAGWWGADASAPKGLGGMTNELAAFPSLHAGWALWVAIVLIRAGVPKIVQALGIMYAATMTIVIVGTGNHWVLDAVVGWIVVLAAFGGVIAWERRSPVVAHEDAALTL; encoded by the coding sequence ATGACCCAGTCGTCACAGCAGCAGACAGGGCGTACCGAAGTCGTACGCCGATCTGGTGTGCCCTTGGGCCTCAAGCGTGGCGCGATCGAGCTGACGTTCCTCGCGATCCTCTACGTCGGTTACAGCGCCTCGCGCCTGCTGGCCTCCAACGACTTCGCCCCGGCCCGTGGCCGCGCGCTCGACGTGCTGTCGTTCGAGAAGTCGTGGCGCATCGACGCCGAGTCGTGGCTCAACGACAAGTTCGTCCAGTACGACTGGCTGGGCCTGTTCGGCAGCTACTGGTACGCCACGACCCACTACATCGCGACCGCGGCGGTCCTCATCTGGATCTATCGCCGCAGCGTGTCGGAATACGTGACCGCCCGCCGCGCCCTGGTGTTCGCCACGATCATCGGCCTCTCGTTCTACCTCGTGATGCCGACCGCTCCGCCGCGCATGATCAGCGGCATGTACGTCGACGTGCTCAGCCTGCACTCGGCTGCCGGCTGGTGGGGTGCCGACGCGTCGGCGCCCAAGGGCCTCGGCGGCATGACCAACGAGCTCGCGGCCTTCCCGTCGCTCCACGCGGGCTGGGCGCTCTGGGTCGCGATCGTGCTGATCCGCGCCGGCGTTCCCAAGATCGTGCAGGCGCTCGGCATCATGTACGCCGCGACCATGACGATCGTGATCGTCGGCACCGGCAACCACTGGGTGCTCGACGCGGTCGTCGGCTGGATCGTGGTGCTGGCCGCGTTCGGCGGCGTCATCGCCTGGGAGAGACGCAGTCCGGTCGTTGCCCATGAGGACGCAGCACTCACGCTCTGA
- a CDS encoding 2-phosphosulfolactate phosphatase, with product MNSVLHQAAHGVRFDWGPVGGAAVAEGADVAVVVDVLSFSTSLSVAADLGIVVLPYPWEAEDAPTYAAQHRAVLALGRSVAGPGEVSLSPVSVRAAEPMERLVLPSPNGSAISVQLASVVTTVVGASLRNAAAVADWIAREHDAETASIAIVAAGERWPDGSLRPAIEDLWGAGAVLAALEDHDWPGLSPEAAMAADAYRLIAGREESHLMACASGQELVGAGFAADVAVAAEVGTSTTVPLLSDRGFIAAP from the coding sequence GTGAACTCTGTCCTGCACCAAGCCGCGCACGGGGTCAGGTTCGACTGGGGCCCAGTCGGTGGCGCAGCAGTCGCCGAGGGAGCCGACGTCGCCGTCGTGGTCGACGTCCTGTCGTTCTCGACGTCGCTCAGCGTCGCGGCCGACCTCGGCATCGTGGTGCTGCCCTATCCCTGGGAGGCCGAGGACGCGCCGACCTACGCCGCCCAGCACCGCGCGGTCCTCGCCCTCGGTCGCAGCGTCGCGGGCCCCGGCGAGGTGAGCCTGTCGCCGGTGAGCGTACGCGCGGCCGAGCCCATGGAGCGGCTCGTCCTCCCATCGCCCAACGGCTCGGCGATCTCGGTGCAGCTGGCCTCCGTCGTGACGACGGTCGTGGGTGCGTCGTTGCGCAACGCGGCCGCGGTGGCCGACTGGATCGCCCGCGAGCACGACGCCGAGACCGCGTCGATCGCGATCGTCGCCGCCGGCGAACGCTGGCCCGACGGATCGTTGCGCCCGGCGATCGAGGACCTGTGGGGCGCCGGCGCCGTGCTCGCGGCGCTCGAGGACCATGACTGGCCGGGGCTGTCGCCCGAGGCCGCGATGGCCGCCGACGCCTACCGGTTGATCGCCGGTCGCGAGGAGTCGCACCTCATGGCGTGTGCCAGTGGCCAGGAGCTCGTCGGGGCCGGCTTCGCCGCCGACGTGGCGGTCGCCGCCGAGGTCGGCACCAGCACGACGGTGCCGCTGCTCAGCGACCGTGGCTTCATCGCCGCACCCTGA
- a CDS encoding ClpP family protease: MADNDKTHLFSGQMRQQLLHRRVLVLDGPLDDDNGTLLATQLLTLAAEDPVADAVLWIHSPGGSVPSMLAIRDVMRLVPCDVATLALGLACSAGQFLLSSGTKGKRYALPHSRILMHQGSAGIGGSAVDVELQAEDLRYTRDTVLGIIADDTGQPVERIFEDSLRDRWYTAQEAVDYGFVDAIVDNFEQVMPTKKHLAMGVNA; the protein is encoded by the coding sequence ATGGCTGACAACGACAAGACCCACCTGTTCTCCGGGCAGATGCGCCAGCAGCTCCTGCACCGGCGCGTGCTCGTCCTCGACGGGCCCCTCGACGACGACAACGGCACGCTGCTCGCGACGCAGCTGCTGACGCTGGCGGCGGAGGACCCCGTCGCCGACGCGGTGCTCTGGATCCACTCGCCGGGCGGCTCCGTGCCGTCGATGCTGGCGATCCGCGACGTCATGCGGCTCGTGCCCTGCGATGTCGCGACCCTCGCGCTCGGCCTCGCCTGCAGCGCCGGCCAGTTCCTGCTGTCCTCGGGCACCAAGGGCAAGCGGTACGCCCTGCCGCACTCCCGGATCCTCATGCACCAGGGCTCGGCCGGCATCGGCGGATCCGCGGTCGACGTCGAGCTGCAGGCCGAGGACCTGCGCTACACCCGCGACACCGTGCTCGGGATCATCGCGGACGACACCGGTCAGCCGGTCGAGCGGATCTTCGAGGACTCGCTGCGGGACCGTTGGTACACCGCGCAGGAAGCCGTCGACTACGGATTCGTCGACGCGATCGTCGACAACTTCGAGCAGGTCATGCCGACCAAGAAGCACCTCGCGATGGGAGTGAATGCATGA
- a CDS encoding ClpP family protease has translation MSTYTIPNVIAQHPRGERVMDVYSHLLAERIIYLGTGIDSGVANALIAQLLHLEADGPGQEINLYINCEGGDETAMLAIYDTMQFIQAPVATTCVGQAIAAGAVLLAAGEPGRRSVLPHSRVVLHQPAVQGRGAIPDLILQADEVVRIRAAIESILSSHTGQTVEALRADTDRDRVFAADAAIAYGLADEVLQRRTAVAA, from the coding sequence ATGAGCACGTACACGATCCCCAACGTCATCGCGCAGCACCCGCGGGGGGAGCGGGTCATGGACGTCTACTCGCACCTGCTGGCCGAGCGCATCATCTACCTCGGCACAGGGATCGACTCGGGTGTCGCGAACGCCTTGATCGCCCAGCTCCTGCACCTCGAGGCCGACGGCCCGGGGCAGGAGATCAATCTCTACATCAACTGCGAGGGCGGCGACGAGACCGCGATGCTCGCGATCTACGACACGATGCAGTTCATCCAGGCGCCGGTCGCCACGACGTGCGTGGGCCAAGCCATCGCGGCCGGCGCGGTGCTCCTCGCCGCAGGGGAGCCGGGTCGGCGATCGGTGCTGCCGCACAGTCGCGTCGTGCTGCACCAGCCGGCCGTCCAGGGCCGTGGTGCGATCCCCGACCTGATCCTGCAGGCCGACGAGGTCGTACGCATCCGCGCCGCGATCGAGTCGATCCTGTCGTCACACACGGGGCAGACCGTCGAGGCGCTGCGAGCCGACACCGACCGCGACCGGGTGTTCGCCGCGGATGCGGCCATCGCGTACGGGCTGGCGGACGAGGTGCTGCAGCGGCGTACGGCCGTGGCCGCCTAG
- a CDS encoding MarR family winged helix-turn-helix transcriptional regulator, which translates to MPASHPPSLLTLTTYLLSQTAKVAKRQLDAQLQERGMRLRHMLVLAWLTDNGPTGQLSLATNLALDPSDVTATIDDLEHMKLVKRSVDPSDRRRKLITVTSRGETEFRSLHELAAQISDELLAPLSERRRAALQADLRTILGS; encoded by the coding sequence ATGCCTGCGTCCCATCCGCCGTCGTTGCTCACGCTGACCACGTATCTGCTGTCGCAGACCGCCAAGGTCGCCAAGCGGCAGCTCGACGCGCAGCTCCAGGAGCGAGGCATGCGGCTGCGACACATGCTCGTGCTCGCCTGGCTCACAGACAACGGCCCGACCGGCCAGCTCTCGCTGGCCACCAACCTCGCGCTCGACCCCAGCGACGTCACGGCCACGATCGACGACCTCGAGCACATGAAGCTCGTGAAGCGCAGCGTCGACCCGTCAGACCGGCGCCGCAAGCTCATCACGGTGACGAGTCGCGGAGAGACCGAGTTCCGCTCGCTGCACGAGCTAGCGGCTCAGATCTCGGACGAGCTGCTGGCCCCGCTCAGTGAGCGGCGCAGGGCGGCGCTGCAGGCCGACCTGCGTACGATCCTGGGCTCCTAG
- a CDS encoding helix-turn-helix domain-containing protein — translation MTEIVRLHAVPNHRVTDPEPLWREVLGQRLRALRASRGETLTETAERAGISPQYLSEIERGLKDPSSEVLAAVAGALGATLIDVTSQVTGDLRSYAFGVPQISNQALLLAA, via the coding sequence ATGACCGAGATCGTCCGCCTGCACGCCGTCCCGAACCACCGCGTCACGGATCCGGAGCCGCTCTGGCGAGAGGTCCTGGGTCAACGGCTCCGCGCGCTGCGCGCCAGTCGGGGCGAGACCCTGACCGAGACGGCCGAGCGCGCCGGCATCTCCCCGCAGTACCTCTCCGAGATCGAGCGCGGGCTCAAGGATCCGTCGAGCGAGGTCCTCGCCGCGGTCGCCGGGGCGCTCGGGGCGACGCTGATCGACGTGACGTCGCAGGTCACGGGTGACCTTCGGTCGTACGCCTTCGGTGTCCCGCAGATCTCCAACCAGGCGCTCCTGCTGGCGGCCTAG
- a CDS encoding DUF6069 family protein, with the protein MTIITASTVRTTTSTTTSIWRPAAVAGVGAAAATAAVAAVAHAAGVPLTLDGEPIPPSGFAVLTLVCTAIGFGIAVAMRRWARHPQRTFVRTSVALTALSFLPDLLVPAASVDTRITLMATHVVAAAIFVPVIAARLNRTRS; encoded by the coding sequence ATGACGATCATCACCGCTTCCACCGTTCGCACCACCACCTCGACCACCACCTCGATCTGGCGTCCGGCAGCGGTCGCCGGCGTCGGCGCAGCAGCTGCGACCGCGGCCGTCGCCGCCGTTGCCCACGCCGCAGGCGTGCCGCTGACCCTCGACGGCGAGCCGATCCCGCCGTCGGGCTTCGCGGTCCTGACGCTCGTGTGCACCGCCATCGGCTTCGGGATCGCCGTCGCGATGCGCCGCTGGGCACGCCACCCGCAGCGTACGTTCGTCCGCACGTCGGTCGCGCTGACCGCGCTGTCGTTCCTCCCCGACCTGTTGGTCCCCGCAGCCTCGGTCGACACGCGCATCACGCTCATGGCGACGCACGTCGTGGCCGCCGCGATCTTCGTCCCCGTGATCGCCGCCCGGCTCAACCGGACCCGCAGCTGA